The Vitis riparia cultivar Riparia Gloire de Montpellier isolate 1030 chromosome 3, EGFV_Vit.rip_1.0, whole genome shotgun sequence genome includes a region encoding these proteins:
- the LOC117910820 gene encoding BURP domain-containing protein BNM2C-like produces MGLGFSSSWSLSFCVLLVLMSAEASKGEYSLQKHEDGGEEAMARKHIHTHMDMSMRIFFTITDLKVGKRIPVYFSKRDPATSPYLLPREEVESIPFSSAQLPYLLQFFGFSQGSPQAIAMENTLRHCETEPIEGETKSCVTSLESMLDFSRKIFGLKASFEVISTKLGEKTTSLLQNYTILKLPKPISAPKMVACHTLPYPYAVFYCHFQEGENKVFEVSLGGENGDRVEAVAVCHMDTSQWNQDHVSFRLLGVQPGASPVCHFFPADNLIWVPSPALIQD; encoded by the exons ATGGGTCTTGGATTTTCTTCATCATGGAGCCTCAGCTTCTGTGTTCTGCTTGTTTTAATG TCTGCAGAAGCCAGCAAAGGGGAATACAGTCTGCAGAAGCATGAAGATGGAGGTGAAGAAGCCATGGCTAGAAAGCATATCCATACTCATATGGACATGTCCATGCGTATATTCTTCACAATAACTGATCTGAAGGTTGGGAAAAGGATACCTGTTTACTTCTCCAAGAGAGACCCTGCTACCTCTCCTTATCTGCTGCCTAGAGAAGAAGTTGAGTCCATCCCCTTCTCATCAGCCCAACTCCCATACCTTCTTCAGTTCTTCGGATTTTCTCAAGGTTCTCCACAGGCCATAGCCATGGAGAACACACTCAGACACTGTGAGACTGAGCCCATTGAAGGAGAGACAAAGTCATGCGTGACATCCTTAGAATCCATGCTTGATTTTTCCCGGAAAATATTCGGATTGAAGGCCAGTTTTGAAGTTATAAGCACTAAGCTTGGAGAGAAGACAACCAGTCTCCTGCAAAACTATACCATCCTGAAATTGCCCAAGCCCATCTCGGCTCCCAAAATGGTGGCCTGCCATACCTTGCCCTACCCTTATGCAGTTTTCTACTGTCACTTCCAAGAGGGTGAGAACAAGGTGTTTGAGGTTTCACTTGGGGGGGAGAATGGAGATAGAGTGGAAGCTGTTGCTGTTTGCCACATGGATACCTCTCAGTGGAACCAAGACCATGTGTCTTTTCGCTTGCTGGGAGTCCAACCAGGAGCCTCTCCGGTGTGCCATTTCTTCCCAGCAGATAACCTCATTTGGGTTCCTTCACCAGCCTTGATTCAGGACTAA
- the LOC117908451 gene encoding organ-specific protein P4-like, whose amino-acid sequence MSQLVSKQMKFTFPFFISFLLLLFSGLIDGRKDMGDYWKSIMKGQPMPEAIKGFIHQDPASFSSKARKMDHFVRDFDARPNSIIYHGHVERKGEKPLGVEMKPELNKEKFFVEPVNLRVNFHKHGHDQKEYNN is encoded by the exons ATGAGTCAATTAGTCAGCAAACAGATGAAATTTACCTttcctttcttcatttctttcttgctcCTCTTG TTTTCAGGGCTTATTGATGGAAGGAAGGACATGGGAGACTACTGGAAGAGCATAATGAAAGGCCAACCTATGCCAGAGGCAATCAAAGGCTTTATTCATCAAGATCCAGCATCATTCTCATCAAAGGCAAGAAAAATGGACCATTTTGTTAGGGATTTTGATGCCAGGCCTAATAGTATTATATATCATGGCCATGTTGAGCGCAAGGGAGAGAAGCCTCTTGGTGTGGAGATGAAGCCTGAGCTGAACAAAGAGAAGTTCTTCGTGGAGCCTGTAAACCTGAGGGTGAATTTTCATAAGCATGGTCATGATCAGAAAGAGTATAATAACTAG
- the LOC117911877 gene encoding organ-specific protein P4-like, which yields MKSLVLILVSISLLLLVGIIDGRESPGEYYWKGMMKDQPMPEAVKELVDDQDFSFVSQENCHTSCSGARERDHFVKDFDSRPNGIIYHGHVEPKGG from the exons ATGAAATCTTTAGTCTTGATTCTAGTTTCCATTTCCCTTCTATTG CTTGTCGGCATCATTGATGGAAGAGAGAGCCCAGGAGAATACTACTGGAAGGGCATGATGAAGGACCAGCCCATGCCAGAAGCAGTTAAAGAGCTTGTTGATGATCAGGATTTTTCGTTTGTTTCCCAGGAAAATTGTCATACATCTTGTAGTGGGGCAAGAGAAAGGGAccattttgttaaggatttcgACAGCAGGCCTAATGGTATAATATATCACGGCCATGTTGAGCCTAAAGGAGGGTAG